One window from the genome of Salvia miltiorrhiza cultivar Shanhuang (shh) chromosome 7, IMPLAD_Smil_shh, whole genome shotgun sequence encodes:
- the LOC130994170 gene encoding uncharacterized protein LOC130994170 — protein sequence MTNTSINKKVVAWMIEEVMRQFYNQLVVIIEVIIRLKSYKRKRGCESQPYSYIAQIPDQVKHLNRLTNVSDVDCILNLRMDRNTFGRKQLGSLDDGRYVSLEEQVAMFLSILAHHKKNRIVYFDFWRSGQTISHYVHIVLKTILKIHVLLLVKPQPVPEEWNYYLVDCGYANSEGFLAPYKGVCYHLKEWGPINARPQNAEELFNLRHAKARNVIERAFGILKMRWAALRSTTYYPIKVQVRLIMACVLLKNFIRSNMAIDPIEQQYDLLLQDLENTNDEQEYFVDTIGSSQWWNADRDALAQTMWQQYLHAMN from the exons ATGACAAACACATCCATTAACAAGAAAGTTGTGGCTTGGATGATTGAGGAAGTTATGCGTCAATTTTACAACCAACTAGTCGTTATTATAGAAGTAATCATTAGGCTGAAATCCTATAAGAGAAAACGTGGCTGCGAGTCTCAGCCTTACAGCTATATAGCTCAGATTCCCGATCAAGTAAAGCACTTAAACCGATTAACTAATGTTAGTGATGTAGATTGTATACTCAATCTAAGGATGGACCGCAACACATTCGGTCGAAAGCAACTAGGTTCTTTGGATGACGGTAGATATGTAAGTCTTGAAGAACAAGTGGCGATGTTCTTGTCAATCTTGGCACATCACAAGAAGAATAGGATTGTCTATTTTGATTTTTGGAGATCAGGGCAAACAATATCACATTACGTGCATATTGTCTTGAAAACCATTTTGAAGATCCATGTACTTCTACTGGTGAAACCACAACCCGTTCCCGAAGAAT GGAACTATTATTTGGTAGATTGTGGATATGCAAATAGTGAAGGTTTTCTAGCACCGTATAAGGGAGTCTGTTACCATTTGAAGGAGTGGGGGCCTATTAATGCAAGGCCACAAAATGCTGAGGAGTTGTTTAATCTACGACATGCTAAAGCTCGGAATGTTATTGAACGTGCATTTGGGATCCTAAAGATGCGATGGGCTGCATTGAGAAGTACAACGTATTATCCGATCAAAGTTCAAGTTAGGCTAATCATGGCGTGTGTTCTTCTTAAAAACTTCATTCGTTCCAACATGGCAATCGATCCGATCGAGCAGCAATACGATCTTCTCCTCCAAGACCTCGAGAACACCAATGACGAGCAAGAGTATTTCGTTGACACAATTGGCTCATCTCAATGGTGGAACGCGGACAGGGATGCCCTCGCTCAAACAATGTGGCAGCAATATTTACATGCTATGAATTAA